From a single Brassica napus cultivar Da-Ae chromosome C9, Da-Ae, whole genome shotgun sequence genomic region:
- the LOC106418702 gene encoding 50S ribosomal protein L19-2, chloroplastic — MATSSHLLPQALHMIPRIPNRSSKSLGVSSFLPRASSVHSRISVSKGFLNHSGAIDSRKRREFIAKAEESTEADAGVVAETVEAAEVEEAKPPWKPRTKLGDVMGILNQKAIEVSEKVRPVPEIRTGDIVEIKLEVPENRRRLSIYKGIVMSRQNAGIHTTIRIRRIIAGIGVEIVFPLYSPNIKEIKVVSHRKVRRARLYYLRDKLPRLSTFK, encoded by the exons ATGGCGACAAgctctcatcttcttcctcag GCATTGCATATGATACCTAGAATCCCTAATCGGTCGTCTAAGAGTTTAGGGGTTTCTTCATTTCTACCACGAGCATCGTCAGTGCACTCTCGTATCTCAGTTTCTAAGGGTTTTCTAAATCATTCCGGCGCGATCGATTCCAGGAAGAGAAGGGAGTTCATCGCCAAAGCCGAAGAGAGCACTGAAGCTGATGCGGGGGTTGTTGCTGAAACGGTGGAAGCCGCTGAGGTGGAGGAAGCTAAACCTCCGTGGAAGCCAAGGACCAAGCTCGGAGATGTCATGGGT ATACTGAACCAGAAAGCAATTGAGGTTTCGGAGAAAGTCAGACCGGTTCCAGAAATTAGGACAGGGGACATTGTCGAGATCAAGCTG GAAGTGCCTGAGAACAGACGTAGGCTATCGATCTACAAAGGAATAGTGATGTCTAGACAGAACGCAGGCATCCACACTACTATTCGTATCCGCAGAATCATTGCTGGCATTGGCGTTGAAATCGTCTTTCCTCT ATACTCACCAAACATAAAGGAGATAAAAGTGGTGAGTCACAGGAAAGTAAGAAGAGCGAGGCTTTACTATCTGAGGGACAAACTTCCTCGTCTCTCCACGTTCAAATGa
- the LOC106418411 gene encoding ras-related protein RABD2b — translation MNPEYDYLFKLLLIGDSGVGKSCLLLRFADDSYLDSYISTIGVDFKIRTVEQDGKTIKLQIWDTAGQERFRTITSSYYRGAHGIIVTYDVTDQESFNNVKQWLNEIDRYASENVNKLLVGNKNDLTSQKVVSTETAQAFADELGIPFLETSAKNATNVEEAFMAMTAAIKTRMASQPSGGAKPPTVQIRGQPVNQQQSGCCSS, via the exons ATGAATCCTGAATA tgACTATCTGTTCAAGCTTTTGCTTATCGGTGACTCTGGTGTTGGAAAATCCTGCTTGCTTCTAAGATTTGCT GATGATTCTTACCTGGATAGCTACATCAGTACCATTGGTGTTGACTTT AAAATCCGCACAGTTGAACAGGACGGAAAGACAATCAAACTCCAGATC TGGGACACAGCAGGCCAAGAACGTTTCAGGACAATCACCAGCAGCTACTACAGAGGAGCTCATGGGATCATT GTCACTTATGATGTCACTGACCAAGAGAGCTTCAACAACGTCAAACAATGGCTTAATGAAATCGACCGTTACGCCAGTGAGAATGTCAACAAGCTGCTCGTTGGGAACAAAAACGATCTCACCTCACAGAAGGTTGTATCCACTGAGACAGCTCAG GCGTTTGCAGATGAACTTGGGATCCCTTTCTTGGAAACAAGTGCCAAAAATGCAACCAATGTTGAAGAAGCTTTCATGGCCATGACTGCTGCTATTAAGACCAG AATGGCTAGCCAACCATCTGGAGGTGCCAAGCCACCGACTGTCCAGATTCGCGGACAGCCAGTGAACCAGCAGCAATCAGGATGTTGCTCTTCTTGA
- the LOC106418410 gene encoding RGG repeats nuclear RNA binding protein C-like — MASLNPFDLLGDDAEDPSQIVLSLPKKVEKTAPVQPAKAAKFPTKPSPPSQAVRESRNGPSGGRDGGGPPRGSFNPGGNRPHDPKDGPKDGERNGGFRGHRESGGRGGHIGGFANGKTGDVERPRRVYDRRSGTGRSNDVKREGGGRGNWGTPEDDIQPATEEPTTEVEKSPVAEKEGGEDATTDAKKEAPEVEQEPEDKEMTLEEYEKILEEKKKALQATKVEERKVDTKVFESMQQLSNKKSNDEEIFIKLGSDKDKRKDAAEKEEKAKKSLSINEFLKPANGETYNPRGGYRGRGGRGQRDGKVNGGGNQRNGGASAPAPAIGDSAQFPSLAS, encoded by the exons ATGGCGAGTTTGAACCCGTTCGATCTCTTAGGAGATGACGCTGAGGATCCAAGCCAGATTGTTTTGAGTTTACCGAAGAAGGTCGAGAAAACAGCTCCTGTTCAGCCTGCTAAAGCCGCTAAGTTCCCAACCAAGCCGTCTCCTCCTTCTCAAGCTG TGAGGGAGTCGAGGAATGGTCCTTCGGGAGGTCGTGATGGTGGTGGGCCTCCTCGTGGTTCGTTTAACCCCGGTGGAAACAGACCTCATGATCCAAAGGATGGACCAAAGGATGGAGAAAGGAACGGTGGGTTCCGCGGACACCGTGAAAGTGGTGGTCGTGGAGGTCACATTGGTGGATTTGCCAATGGTAAAACTGGTGATGTTGAACGCCCAAGGAGGGTCTATGACCGCCGTAGTGGAACCGGTCGTAG TAATGACGTGAAACGTGAGGGTGGTGGTCGTGGAAACTGGGGTACTCCTGAAGATGATATTCAACC AGCAACCGAGGAACCTACAACGGAGGTTGAGAAGAGCCCTGTTGCTGAGAAGGAAGGCGGTGAGGATGCCACCACTGATGCAAAGAAAGAAGCTCCTGAAGTTGAGCAAGAGCCTGAGGACAAG GAGATGACGCTGGAAGAGTATGAGAAGATtctggaggagaagaagaaagctctGCAAGCCACAAAGGTGGAGGAAAGGAAAGTTGACACCAAAGTGTTCGAGTCTATGCAACAGCTCTCTAACAAGAAGTCCAATGATGAGGAGATCTTCATCAAGCTG GGATCCGACAAGGACAAACGCAAAGATGCTgctgagaaagaagagaaggccAAGAAG TCGTTGAGCATAAACGAGTTTTTGAAGCCGGCTAATGGAGAGACCTACAACCCAAGAGGTGGATACCGTGGAAGAGGAGGTCGTGGACAGAGGGATGGAAAAGTCAACGGAGGAGGAAACCAAAGGAATGGAGGAGCCTCTGCTCCTGCTCCAGCTATCGGAGACAGTGCTCAGTTCCCATCGTTGGCCAGCTAA